A genomic segment from Paraburkholderia hayleyella encodes:
- a CDS encoding MerR family transcriptional regulator: MNSQYTITELAREFDVTPRAIRFYEDQGLLTPSREGTGGLRRVYSGRDRTRLRLTLRGKRLGFTLSEVRELLDLYDSPTDTVPQLQAFLATLTRHRDVLERQLEDLTATLKDLTQYEADARRLLERNADVNDINDVNARINQPG, from the coding sequence ATGAATTCGCAATACACAATCACCGAGCTGGCGCGTGAATTCGACGTGACGCCCCGCGCCATTCGCTTCTATGAAGACCAGGGCCTGCTCACCCCCAGCCGCGAAGGCACGGGCGGGCTGCGCCGGGTGTACTCGGGGCGCGACCGCACCCGGCTAAGGCTGACGTTGCGCGGTAAACGTCTGGGCTTCACGTTGTCCGAGGTCCGGGAGCTACTCGACCTCTACGATTCGCCAACTGACACCGTGCCGCAGCTTCAGGCTTTTCTCGCCACGCTCACGCGGCACCGCGATGTGCTGGAGCGCCAGCTCGAAGATCTGACCGCCACGCTCAAAGACCTCACGCAATACGAAGCCGATGCCCGGCGGCTACTCGAAAGAAACGCTGACGTCAACGACATCAACGA
- a CDS encoding MBL fold metallo-hydrolase, whose protein sequence is MNALEHQLDYPFAERLPLAGETCEVAPGVFWLRMPLPFALDHINLWLLRDEVEGQQGWTLIDCGIASDILKAHWEQVFDTRLEGLPVLRVIVTHCHPDHLGLAHWLCEGGERQRWTVRLWMSLGEYMMGRVMAAGDSGAGGASAARHFARHGVTDEASLEALRQRHGYYADLVPALPSQYRRIRDGDTLMIGGRRWQVVTGFGHSPEHCALHCAEAGVLISGDMVLPRISTNVSVFDIEPEGNPLGLYLEALGRYETMAADTLVLPSHGKPFRGLLTRIQQLREHHAARLAEVREACAAKPQSAADIVPLMFHRALDLHQMTFALGEALAHLHVLWLAGELTRSHDADGVLRFSA, encoded by the coding sequence ATGAATGCACTTGAGCATCAGCTGGATTACCCGTTCGCCGAGCGGTTGCCGCTCGCGGGAGAGACCTGCGAGGTCGCGCCAGGCGTGTTCTGGCTGCGCATGCCGTTGCCGTTCGCGCTGGACCACATCAATCTGTGGCTGCTGCGCGATGAAGTGGAAGGGCAGCAGGGCTGGACCCTCATTGATTGCGGTATCGCCTCCGATATCCTCAAGGCGCACTGGGAGCAGGTGTTCGATACGCGGCTGGAAGGATTGCCGGTGTTGCGGGTGATCGTCACGCATTGCCATCCCGATCATCTTGGGCTCGCGCACTGGCTGTGCGAAGGCGGCGAACGTCAACGCTGGACGGTGCGGCTCTGGATGTCGCTGGGCGAATACATGATGGGCCGCGTGATGGCGGCGGGCGATTCAGGCGCGGGCGGCGCGAGCGCCGCCCGTCACTTTGCCCGTCATGGTGTGACGGATGAGGCCTCGCTCGAGGCCTTGCGGCAGCGGCACGGTTATTACGCGGATCTGGTTCCCGCATTGCCCAGCCAGTACCGGCGCATACGCGATGGTGACACGCTCATGATCGGCGGGCGCCGCTGGCAGGTTGTCACCGGCTTTGGTCATTCGCCGGAACACTGTGCGCTGCATTGCGCCGAGGCCGGGGTATTGATCTCGGGCGATATGGTCTTGCCACGCATTTCGACCAATGTCTCGGTGTTCGATATCGAACCGGAAGGCAATCCGCTGGGGCTCTATCTGGAAGCGCTAGGCCGTTATGAAACGATGGCCGCCGATACGTTGGTGCTGCCTTCGCATGGCAAGCCGTTTCGCGGTTTGCTGACGCGTATCCAGCAGTTGCGCGAGCATCATGCCGCGCGTCTCGCCGAAGTCCGCGAGGCCTGCGCAGCGAAGCCGCAGAGCGCAGCCGATATCGTGCCGTTGATGTTTCACCGCGCACTCGATTTGCATCAGATGACATTCGCGCTGGGCGAAGCGCTCGCGCATTTGCATGTGCTGTGGCTCGCGGGCGAACTGACCCGCTCACACGATGCCGACGGGGTGCTGCGTTTTTCCGCGTAG
- a CDS encoding ABC transporter substrate-binding protein produces MRFTLLAALLVTVPALALARPLTVCTESSPDGFDVVQFNSLVTTNASADVLFNSLVAYDEAAKKIIPALADKWEVSADGLTYTFHLRPNVAFQTTRYFKPSRALNADDVVFSFGRMLDERNPWHKITGASGFPHAQSMGLPKLIKAVTKVDNQTVKFELSEPNATFVSILTMGFASIYSAEYANQLLKAGKPAELNAQPVGTGPFMLKSYTRDAVIRYDVNPSYWGNKPKVDGLIYVITPDATVRAQKVKAGECQIALSPKPQDLARARGDKALKIVQTPAFMTAFVALNTQKKPLDDVRVRTALNMAFDRTTYLKAVFDNTATAATNPWPPNTWSDDKSIKPWPYDPARAKQLLAQAGYPKGFQTTIWVRPNGSVLNPNPKAGAELLQADFAKIGVKAQVKVIEWGELIKQAKQGQHDTLFMGWAGDNGDPDNYLSPLFSCNAVKSGINFSRYCNAQLDRLITAGRATPDQTARTQAYEAAQQIIHNEALWIPLGYPTAAAITRADVSGYHVSPFGRQDFTAVVVR; encoded by the coding sequence ATGCGCTTCACACTGCTTGCCGCCCTGCTTGTCACGGTCCCGGCGCTCGCACTCGCCAGGCCGCTCACCGTCTGCACCGAATCCAGCCCTGATGGCTTCGACGTCGTCCAGTTCAACTCGCTCGTTACGACCAATGCTTCTGCGGATGTCCTCTTCAATTCACTCGTGGCTTACGACGAAGCCGCCAAAAAAATCATCCCGGCACTCGCCGACAAATGGGAAGTCAGCGCGGATGGCCTCACTTACACCTTCCATCTACGGCCCAATGTGGCCTTCCAGACGACCCGTTACTTCAAGCCGAGCCGTGCGCTCAATGCCGATGACGTCGTGTTTTCCTTCGGGCGCATGCTCGACGAACGCAACCCGTGGCACAAGATAACGGGCGCGAGCGGCTTTCCTCATGCGCAGTCGATGGGCTTGCCCAAACTCATCAAGGCCGTGACGAAGGTCGATAACCAGACGGTCAAGTTCGAACTCAGCGAGCCTAACGCCACGTTCGTTTCGATTTTGACGATGGGCTTTGCATCGATCTATTCCGCCGAATACGCAAACCAGTTGCTCAAGGCGGGCAAGCCTGCCGAACTGAACGCCCAGCCCGTTGGCACCGGTCCTTTCATGCTGAAAAGCTATACCCGGGATGCGGTGATTCGCTATGACGTCAACCCCAGCTACTGGGGCAACAAACCCAAGGTCGACGGCCTGATTTACGTCATCACGCCAGACGCCACGGTACGGGCGCAAAAAGTCAAAGCCGGTGAATGCCAGATCGCGCTTTCGCCCAAACCACAAGACCTCGCTCGCGCCAGAGGCGACAAGGCGCTGAAGATCGTGCAAACGCCTGCGTTCATGACAGCGTTTGTCGCACTCAACACGCAAAAAAAACCCCTCGATGACGTCAGGGTCCGCACCGCGCTAAACATGGCATTCGATCGCACGACTTATCTGAAAGCCGTCTTCGATAACACCGCCACCGCCGCCACCAACCCATGGCCGCCCAACACGTGGAGTGACGACAAGTCGATCAAGCCCTGGCCTTACGACCCCGCGAGAGCCAAACAGCTTCTCGCGCAAGCGGGTTATCCCAAGGGCTTCCAGACGACGATCTGGGTACGGCCGAACGGCAGCGTACTCAATCCCAACCCGAAAGCCGGTGCCGAATTGCTGCAAGCCGATTTCGCCAAAATAGGCGTCAAGGCCCAAGTGAAGGTGATCGAATGGGGCGAGTTAATCAAACAGGCCAAACAGGGCCAGCACGATACGCTCTTCATGGGATGGGCCGGCGACAACGGTGATCCGGATAACTATCTGTCGCCGCTCTTCAGTTGCAATGCGGTGAAATCAGGTATTAATTTTTCGCGCTATTGCAACGCGCAGCTCGACCGGCTCATCACGGCCGGCCGTGCGACGCCCGACCAGACCGCGCGGACCCAGGCCTACGAAGCAGCACAGCAGATCATCCATAACGAAGCGCTCTGGATTCCGCTGGGCTATCCCACTGCCGCCGCCATCACGCGCGCCGATGTCAGCGGCTATCACGTCAGCCCGTTCGGACGCCAGGATTTCACCGCGGTCGTGGTGCGCTAG
- a CDS encoding SDR family oxidoreductase: protein MNAPLKVFITGASSGIGLALATEYLRRGAILGLVARRGDVLRQFQQSHPQHSIAVYSVDVRDADALASAAAQFIAQYGCPDIVLANAGISRGALTGHGDLAAFREVMDVNYYGMVATFEPFVKTMSTARRGTLVGVASVAGVRGLPGSGAYSASKSAALKYLEALRVEMRPQGVCVVTIAPGYIRTPMTEHNPYPMPFLMDAERFAVKVADAIARKVSFAVYPWPMRIAAMLLHAMPRWLYDRLFEKAPRKPRAPDALP, encoded by the coding sequence ATGAACGCGCCTCTGAAGGTTTTCATTACCGGTGCTTCAAGCGGTATTGGTCTCGCGCTCGCCACCGAATATCTACGGCGCGGCGCGATTCTCGGCCTGGTCGCCCGTCGCGGCGACGTACTGCGCCAGTTCCAGCAATCCCATCCCCAGCATTCCATTGCGGTTTATAGCGTCGATGTGCGTGACGCCGACGCGCTGGCTAGCGCCGCCGCGCAGTTCATCGCCCAATACGGTTGCCCCGATATCGTGCTCGCCAACGCGGGCATCAGCCGTGGCGCACTGACCGGCCACGGCGATCTCGCCGCTTTCCGCGAGGTCATGGACGTCAACTATTACGGCATGGTGGCCACGTTCGAGCCGTTCGTGAAAACCATGAGCACCGCACGGCGCGGCACTCTGGTGGGCGTCGCCAGTGTCGCCGGCGTGCGTGGCCTGCCCGGCTCCGGGGCTTATAGCGCGTCCAAATCCGCCGCCCTGAAATATCTCGAAGCGTTGCGCGTCGAGATGCGTCCCCAGGGGGTCTGCGTCGTCACCATCGCGCCCGGCTATATCCGCACGCCGATGACCGAACACAATCCCTATCCCATGCCCTTTCTGATGGACGCGGAGCGCTTCGCCGTGAAAGTCGCCGATGCCATTGCCCGCAAGGTTTCGTTCGCGGTCTATCCGTGGCCGATGCGCATCGCCGCGATGCTGCTGCACGCCATGCCGCGCTGGCTGTACGACCGCCTGTTCGAAAAAGCGCCGCGCAAACCGCGTGCGCCCGACGCGCTGCCATGA